One segment of Ricinus communis isolate WT05 ecotype wild-type chromosome 8, ASM1957865v1, whole genome shotgun sequence DNA contains the following:
- the LOC8266993 gene encoding protein RETICULATA-RELATED 1, chloroplastic yields the protein MLVSSSSRYNFSNELNAAAAGGGPIKQYVVSVKVSTSLRYPSPITNNPRSNSISRLQCINTVHENDRVLGISGGGGNGGSDGSSGGEGGDGGDNEEEEEKEFGPIMRYEQIIKEAETRGVQLPHDMIEAAKTTGIRQLFVLRYLDLQGSVWPLGFLMKYCTMLRNRMLADPSFLFKVGTEIVIDSCCATFAEVHKRGKDFWSEFELYAADLLVGIVVDIALVAMLAPYARIGWPSVKSGLLGNLQQACAALPSSVFEAERPGCKFSVKQRIATYFYKGVLYGSVGFGCGLIGQGIANLIMTAKRSIKKSEEDIPVPPLVQSAALWGVFLAVSSNTRYQIINGLERVVEGSPWAKQVPPVAMAFTIGVRFANNVYGGMQFVDWAKWSGVQ from the exons atGTTAGTTTCTTCATCATCTCGTTATAACTTCTCTAACGAACTCAATGCTGCCGCCGCCGGCGGCGGTCCGATCAAACAATATGTAGTGAGTGTTAAAGTATCTACTTCGTTGAGATATCCTAGTCCTATAACTAATAATCCTCGATCCAACTCCATTTCTAGACTCCAATGCATTAATACAGTTCATGAGAATGATCGAGTCTTGGGTATTAGCGGCGGCGGCGGTAATGGCGGCAGTGACGGTAGTAGTGGCGGTGAAGGAGGTGACGGCGGTGAtaacgaagaagaagaagagaaagagttTGGTCCAATAATGAGATATGAACAAATAATAAAGGAAGCAGAAACGCGTGGAGTTCAACTTCCACATGATATGATTGAAGCTGCCAAAACTACTGGGATTCGTCAATTGTTTGTCCTTCGTTACCTCGATCTTCAG GGGTCAGTTTGGCCACTTGGCTTTTTGATGAAATACTGTACTATGTTGCGCAATCGAATGCTGGCTGatccctcttttctttttaaagttgGAACTGAg ATAGTTATTGATTCTTGTTGTGCAACGTTTGCTGAAGTTCATAAAAGGGGAAAGGATTTTTGGTCTGAGTTTGAGTTGTATGCTGCTGATCTTTTAGTTGGTATTGTTGTTGATATTGCTTTGGTTGCTATGTTAGCACCTTATGCTCGAATTGGCTGGCCTTCTGTGAAAAGTGGCCTTCTTGGAAATTTACAACAGGCTTGTGCTGCTCTTCCTAGCAG TGTTTTTGAAGCTGAAAGGCCAGGATGTAAATTTTCTGTGAAGCAGCGTATTGCTACATACTTTTATAAG GGTGTCTTGTATGGTTCAGTTGGGTTCGGTTGTGGACTCATCGGCCAGGGCATTGCTAATCTGATCATGACTGCCAAGCG GAGCATTAAGAAATCAGAAGAGGATATTCCTGTTCCACCTCTTGTGCAAAGTGCTGCTCTATGGG GTGTTTTTCTTGCTGTATCTTCTAACACTCGATATCAAATCATCAACGGACTGGAACGCGTGGTTGAAGGATCGCCTTGGGCAAAACAGGTCCCTCCTGTTGCAATGGCTTTCACAATCGGTGTGCGATTTGCCAACAATGTCTATGGTGGCATGCAGTTTGTAGACTGGGCAAAGTGGAGTGGGGTACAGTAA
- the LOC8266992 gene encoding BTB/POZ domain-containing protein At3g44820 isoform X1 — protein sequence MMIAGKVFDKKRKTGKATGFHKEGNDWFCNAGLPSDITVVVDGINFHLHKFPLVSKCGKIARICEESLEKAFTTALEEFPGGPDTFLIIVKFCYGMRVELTPRNIVNVFCAADYLEMTDEFGESNLLSKSDSFFHKNVLRNWKDCILALQSSDPVLPRAEKLQIVSKCLNALSMMVCTDPSLFGWPMMMYGSLQSPGGSILWNGINTGARMRSTESDWWFEDTSYLSVYLFEKLIHAMEKRGIRPENLVGAIMHYARKYLPGLGRWQSGRGRTRTVASFSMTPAAVDQRVLLETIEKLLPEKKGKSFCRFLLGLLRVALILGVSQTCKDSLERRIGMQLDMATLDGLLIPTYSDSDTLYDTDCMERLIDHYMTSDSTITSFSPPSLDLETSPSSEPLRKVAKLVDNYIAEVASDVNLKPRKMCLLAEALPDSSRLLHDGLYRALDIYFKAHPWLSEREKEELCNVIDYQKLSIDACAHASQNERLPLRVVLQVLFFEQMQLRTALAGCLHVLDAESAPAGPTTVPSDMAGQIVQRDGWVTVVRENQVLKVHMENMRSRVGELEEEFSKIKQEMKRVTKSHSSLSSPRLVPRKMGCKLLPRSSDAQPVTVDSNVATPRASVEQPRTSRHSRHRKSFSLF from the exons ATGATGATTGCAGGCAAAGTGTTCGACAAAAAGCGCAAGACAG GGAAAGCTACAGGGTTTCACAAAGAGGGCAATGACTG GTTTTGCAATGCAGGGTTGCCAAGTGATATAACCGTTGTTGTAGATGGCATAAACTTCCACCTTCACAAG TTTCCACTAGTATCCAAATGTGGGAAGATAGCAAGAATATGTGAAGAGTCCCTTGAAAAGGCATTCACCACTGCTCTTGAAGAATTCCCTGGTGGTCCCGACACTTTCTTGATCATAGTAAAATTTTGCTATGGCATGCGGGTAGAATTGACGCCACGAAACATAGTTAATGTCTTCTGTGCAGCAGACTACCTAGAAATGACAGATGAGTTTGGGGAAAGTAACTTGCTTTCAAAATCAGATAGTTTCTTTCATAAGAATGTACTTCGCAACTGGAAGGACTGTATATTGGCTCTTCAGAGTTCAGATCCTGTTTTGCCAAGGGCTGAAAAGCTCCAGATAGTAAGCAAGTGCCTGAATGCTTTATCTATGATGGTCTGCACAGATCCTAGTTTATTTGGATGGCCCATGATGATGTATGGTAGCTTACAGAGTCCGGGTGGTAGCATCCTGTGGAATGGAATCAACACTGGAGCAAGAATGCGAAGCACAGAATCTGACTGGTGGTTTGAGGACACATCTTACCTGAGTGTATAtttgtttgaaaaattaatcCATGCAATGGAAAAGAGGGGTATAAGACCTGAAAATCTTGTGGGTGCAATTATGCATTATGCTAGGAAGTACCTACCAGGCCTGGGCCGGTGGCAGAGTGGACGTGGCAGAACTAGAACTGTTGCCAGTTTCAGCATGACGCCTGCTGCTGTTGATCAAAGGGTTTTATTGGAAACCATCGAAAAGCTTCTACCGGAAAAGAAGGGGAAATCATTCTGCCGTTTCTTACTGGGACTTCTTCGTGTTGCACTGATATTGGGTGTCAGCCAAACCTGCAAGGACTCTTTAGAGAGGCGAATAGGGATGCAATTGGATATGGCAACTCTCGATGGTCTTCTTATCCCTACTTACTCGGATTCTGATACTTTATACGATACTGACTGTATGGAACGGCTCATTGATCACTATATGACTTCAGATTCAACAATAACATCATTTTCTCCACCATCATTGGACCTGGAAACGTCACCATCATCTGAACCATTAAGAAAAGTTGCAAAATTGGTGGATAACTATATCGCGGAGGTTGCTTCTGATGTAAATTTGAAACCCAGAAAGATGTGTTTACTTGCAGAGGCCCTTCCAGATTCTTCAAGACTACTGCATGACGGGCTATATAGAGCATTGGACATATATTTCAAG GCGCATCCTTGGCTTTCTGAGAGAGAGAAGGAAGAACTCTGCAATGTCATTGACTACCAGAAACTCTCAATTGATGCCTGTGCACATGCTTCCCAGAATGAAAGATTGCCACTTAGAGTGGTTCTCCAAGTCCTGTTCTTTGAGCAGATGCAGCTGAGAACTGCTCTTGCTGGCTGTCTCCATGTCTTGGACGCTGAAAGTGCTCCTGCAGGTCCAACGACTGTCCCAAGTGACATGGCAGGGCAGATAGTACAGAGAGATGGGTGGGTGACAGTTGTGCGTGAGAACCAGGTTTTAAAAGTACATATGGAAAATATGAGGTCTAGAGTTGGGGAGCTTGAAGAagaatttagtaaaataaaacaagagaTGAAGAGAGTGACTAAATCACATAGCTCTCTTAGCTCCCCTCGCTTGGTTCCCCGGAAAATGGGGTGCAAGCTTCTTCCACGATCATCGGATGCCCAACCTGTTACAGTCGACAGCAATGTAGCTACTCCAAGAGCATCAGTTGAGCAACCACGTACATCCCGACATTCTAGACATAGGAAAAGTTTCTCTTTGTTTTGA
- the LOC8266992 gene encoding BTB/POZ domain-containing protein At3g44820 isoform X2, whose translation MDPAGKATGFHKEGNDWFCNAGLPSDITVVVDGINFHLHKFPLVSKCGKIARICEESLEKAFTTALEEFPGGPDTFLIIVKFCYGMRVELTPRNIVNVFCAADYLEMTDEFGESNLLSKSDSFFHKNVLRNWKDCILALQSSDPVLPRAEKLQIVSKCLNALSMMVCTDPSLFGWPMMMYGSLQSPGGSILWNGINTGARMRSTESDWWFEDTSYLSVYLFEKLIHAMEKRGIRPENLVGAIMHYARKYLPGLGRWQSGRGRTRTVASFSMTPAAVDQRVLLETIEKLLPEKKGKSFCRFLLGLLRVALILGVSQTCKDSLERRIGMQLDMATLDGLLIPTYSDSDTLYDTDCMERLIDHYMTSDSTITSFSPPSLDLETSPSSEPLRKVAKLVDNYIAEVASDVNLKPRKMCLLAEALPDSSRLLHDGLYRALDIYFKAHPWLSEREKEELCNVIDYQKLSIDACAHASQNERLPLRVVLQVLFFEQMQLRTALAGCLHVLDAESAPAGPTTVPSDMAGQIVQRDGWVTVVRENQVLKVHMENMRSRVGELEEEFSKIKQEMKRVTKSHSSLSSPRLVPRKMGCKLLPRSSDAQPVTVDSNVATPRASVEQPRTSRHSRHRKSFSLF comes from the exons ATGGACCCTGCAGGGAAAGCTACAGGGTTTCACAAAGAGGGCAATGACTG GTTTTGCAATGCAGGGTTGCCAAGTGATATAACCGTTGTTGTAGATGGCATAAACTTCCACCTTCACAAG TTTCCACTAGTATCCAAATGTGGGAAGATAGCAAGAATATGTGAAGAGTCCCTTGAAAAGGCATTCACCACTGCTCTTGAAGAATTCCCTGGTGGTCCCGACACTTTCTTGATCATAGTAAAATTTTGCTATGGCATGCGGGTAGAATTGACGCCACGAAACATAGTTAATGTCTTCTGTGCAGCAGACTACCTAGAAATGACAGATGAGTTTGGGGAAAGTAACTTGCTTTCAAAATCAGATAGTTTCTTTCATAAGAATGTACTTCGCAACTGGAAGGACTGTATATTGGCTCTTCAGAGTTCAGATCCTGTTTTGCCAAGGGCTGAAAAGCTCCAGATAGTAAGCAAGTGCCTGAATGCTTTATCTATGATGGTCTGCACAGATCCTAGTTTATTTGGATGGCCCATGATGATGTATGGTAGCTTACAGAGTCCGGGTGGTAGCATCCTGTGGAATGGAATCAACACTGGAGCAAGAATGCGAAGCACAGAATCTGACTGGTGGTTTGAGGACACATCTTACCTGAGTGTATAtttgtttgaaaaattaatcCATGCAATGGAAAAGAGGGGTATAAGACCTGAAAATCTTGTGGGTGCAATTATGCATTATGCTAGGAAGTACCTACCAGGCCTGGGCCGGTGGCAGAGTGGACGTGGCAGAACTAGAACTGTTGCCAGTTTCAGCATGACGCCTGCTGCTGTTGATCAAAGGGTTTTATTGGAAACCATCGAAAAGCTTCTACCGGAAAAGAAGGGGAAATCATTCTGCCGTTTCTTACTGGGACTTCTTCGTGTTGCACTGATATTGGGTGTCAGCCAAACCTGCAAGGACTCTTTAGAGAGGCGAATAGGGATGCAATTGGATATGGCAACTCTCGATGGTCTTCTTATCCCTACTTACTCGGATTCTGATACTTTATACGATACTGACTGTATGGAACGGCTCATTGATCACTATATGACTTCAGATTCAACAATAACATCATTTTCTCCACCATCATTGGACCTGGAAACGTCACCATCATCTGAACCATTAAGAAAAGTTGCAAAATTGGTGGATAACTATATCGCGGAGGTTGCTTCTGATGTAAATTTGAAACCCAGAAAGATGTGTTTACTTGCAGAGGCCCTTCCAGATTCTTCAAGACTACTGCATGACGGGCTATATAGAGCATTGGACATATATTTCAAG GCGCATCCTTGGCTTTCTGAGAGAGAGAAGGAAGAACTCTGCAATGTCATTGACTACCAGAAACTCTCAATTGATGCCTGTGCACATGCTTCCCAGAATGAAAGATTGCCACTTAGAGTGGTTCTCCAAGTCCTGTTCTTTGAGCAGATGCAGCTGAGAACTGCTCTTGCTGGCTGTCTCCATGTCTTGGACGCTGAAAGTGCTCCTGCAGGTCCAACGACTGTCCCAAGTGACATGGCAGGGCAGATAGTACAGAGAGATGGGTGGGTGACAGTTGTGCGTGAGAACCAGGTTTTAAAAGTACATATGGAAAATATGAGGTCTAGAGTTGGGGAGCTTGAAGAagaatttagtaaaataaaacaagagaTGAAGAGAGTGACTAAATCACATAGCTCTCTTAGCTCCCCTCGCTTGGTTCCCCGGAAAATGGGGTGCAAGCTTCTTCCACGATCATCGGATGCCCAACCTGTTACAGTCGACAGCAATGTAGCTACTCCAAGAGCATCAGTTGAGCAACCACGTACATCCCGACATTCTAGACATAGGAAAAGTTTCTCTTTGTTTTGA
- the LOC8266991 gene encoding UDP-D-apiose/UDP-D-xylose synthase 2 translates to MANRVDLDGRPIKEMTICMIGAGGFIGSHLCEKILNETPHKILALDVYNDKIKHLLEPDSLPWAGRIQFHRINIKHDSRLEGLIKMADLTINLAAICTPADYNTRPLDTIYSNFIDALPVVKYCSENNKRLIHFSTCEVYGKTIGSFLPKDSPLRQDPAYYILKEDESPCIFGSIEKQRWSYACAKQLIERLIYAEGAENGLEFTIVRPFNWIGPRMDFIPGIDGPSEGVPRVLACFSNALLRGEPLKLVDGGQSQRTFVYIKDAIEAVLLMIENPARANGHIFNVGNPHNEVTVRQLAEMMTEVYSKVSGEPVLEVPTVDISSKEFYGEGYDDSDKRIPDMTIINRQLGWNPKTSLWDLLESTLTYQHRTYAEAIKKVLAKPTSS, encoded by the exons ATGGCGAATAGAGTGGATCTCGATGGGAGGCCAATAAAGGAAATGACTATATGCATGATCGGTGCAGGAGGTTTCATAGGGTCACATCTATGTGAAAAGATTTTGAACGAAACGCCGCACAAGATCTTGGCTCTTGACGTCTACAACGACAAGATCAAGCACCTTCTTGAACCGGATTCTTTACCTTGGGCTGGCCGGATCCAGTTCCACCGTATTAATATCAAGCATGATTCTCGCTTGGAAGGCCTTATCAAGATGGCGGATCTG ACGATAAATCTAGCTGCGATCTGCACACCGGCGGATTATAATACGCGTCCTTTGGATACGATTTACAGCAATTTCATAGATGCGCTGCCTGTG GTAAAGTACTGTTCAGAGAATAACAAACGTTTAATTCACTTCTCAACTTGTGAGGTTTATGGTAAAACTATTGGAAGTTTCCTTCCTAAGGATAGTCCTCTTCGTCAG GATCCTGCTTACTACATTCTTAAAGAAGATGAGTCCCCTTGCATTTTTGGTTCCATTGAGAAGCAGAGGTGGTCTTATGCATGTGCAAAGCAACTGATTGAGAGGCTGATATATG CTGAGGGTGCAGAGAATGGCCTTGAGTTCACCATTGTGAGACCTTTCAATTGGATTGGACCTAGGATGGACTTTATTCCTGGCATTGATGGCCCAAGTGAGGGTGTTCCCAGGGTCCTGGCATGCTTTAGCAAT GCTCTTCTACGTGGTGAGCCACTTAAGCTTGTGGATGGTGGCCAATCCCAGAGAACTTTTGTTTATATCAAGGATGCCATTGAAGCTGTTCTGTTGATGATT GAAAACCCAGCCAGAGCTAATGGTCATATTTTTAATGTGGGAAATCCTCACAATGAAGTTACAGTCAGGCAGCTTGCCGAGATGATGACAGAG GTCTATTCAAAGGTAAGCGGGGAACCTGTTTTGGAGGTGCCAACAGTTGATATATcctcaaaagaattttatggCGAGGGATATGATGATAGTGACAAGAGAATTCCAGACATGACCATAATCAATAGGCAACTTG GTTGGAACCCCAAGACATCCCTATGGGACTTGCTTGAATCAACCCTCACTTACCAACACAGGACATATGCAGAGGCAATTAAGAAGGTGCTTGCAAAGCCAACATCCAGCTAA
- the LOC8266990 gene encoding putative phospholipid:diacylglycerol acyltransferase 2 precursor (The RefSeq protein has 2 substitutions compared to this genomic sequence), protein MIGYLCTAWWLLLFLYHCLPATLPGFQVPESPGARLKREGLIAQHPVVLVPGIITGALELWEGKPCAEGLFRKRLWGGSFSEILKRPLCWLDHLALHNETGLDPPGIRVRAVTGLVAADYFAPGYFVWAVLIENLAKIGYEGKNLHMAAYDWRLSFQNTEIRDQALTRLKSKIEFMYVTNGYKKVVVVPHSMGVIYFLHFLKWVETPPPMGGGGGPGWCNKHIKAIMNIGPTFLGVPKTVSNILSAEAKDTAFIRAILPGILDSEILGVQAIEHVLRMTRTWDSTMSLLPKGGETIWGNLDWAPEEREACDSSKKRYLRSINDSNSDVKRGFQVKESVNYGRIVSFSKAAAQLPSSLLPSFDLKEFFGEHTNTSSGSCGKIWTEYDEINRESIRKFAENKAFTASTFHDLLRFVAPKMVQRAGAHFSHGIADNLDDPKYEHYKYWSNPLETRLPDAPDMEIYCSYGVGIPTERSYAFKLSPSDRCKSIPLRIDTSVGDSGFTNGVSFVDGDVSVPVLSAGFMCAKVWRGRTRFNPSGIRTYVREFQHKPPGSLLDGRGTESGSHVDIMGNNALIEDVLRVAAGATGTEMGGDRIHSDILRMAEKINIQL, encoded by the exons ATGATTGGGTATTTATGCACTGCATGGTGGCTTCTGTTGTTTTTATATCACTGTTTGCCAGCAACATTACCTGGATTTCAGGTACCTGAATCACCAGGAGCAAGACTTAAAAGAGAAGGTTTGATTGCTCAGCATCCGGTGGTTCTGGTGCCTGGCATTATCACCGGAGCATTAGAGCTTTGGGAAGGCAAGCCTTGTGCAGAAGGTCTTTTTCGAAAGAGACTTTGGGGTGGTTCTTTCTCTGAGATACTCAAAAG GCCATTGTGTTGGTTGGACCACCTAGCTTTGCACAATGAGACTGGTCTTGATCCCCCAGGCATTCGAGTCCGCGCAGTTACAGGGCTGGTTGCAGCTGACTATTTTGCTCCAGGGTACTTTGTCTGGGCTGTTCTCATTGAGAATTTAGCAAAAATTGGTTATGAAGGGAAGAATTTGCATATGGCAGCATATGATTGGAGGCTCTCTTTTCAGAATACAGAG ATTCGGGACCAGGCTCTTAGTAGATTGAAGAGTAAAATAGAGTTTATGTATGTAACAAATGGTTATAAGAAAGTGGTAGTGGTTCCTCATTCCATGGGGGTTATATATTTTCTACACTtccttaaatgggttgaaACACCTCCTCCGATGGGAGGCGGTGGTGGTCCAGGTTGGTGCAACAAGCACATAAAAGCCATCATGAACATCGGTCCAACATTTCTTGGCGTTCCAAAGACAGTTAGTAATATACTCTCTGCTGAGGCCAAAGACACCGCGTTCATCAG AGCTATCTTACCTGGCATTCTCGATTCCGAAATTCTTGGGGTTCAGGCAATAGAGCATGTCCTGCGGATGACTCGAACATGGGATTCAACAATGTCATTGCTTCCTAAAGGAGGAGAGACTATCTGGGGTAATCTGGATTGGGCTCCTGAGGAACGAGAAGCTTGTGATTCATCAAAGAAGAGATATTTGCGCTCTATTAATGACAGCAACAGTGATGTGAAGAGAGGTTTTCAAGTGAAAGAATCAGTTAATTACGGAAGGATAGTTTCTTTTAGCAAGGCGGCAGCACAATTACCTTCCTCACTGCTTCCCTCTTTTGATTTGAAG GAATTCTTTGGAGAACATACCAACACGAGTTCAGGGTCATGTGGAAAAATTTGGACTGAATATGACGAGATAAACAGGGAAAGCATACGTAAATTTGCAGAAAATAAAGCTTTTACAGCTTCAACTTTTCATGATTTACTTCGCTTTGTGGCTCCCAAAATGGTGCAACGTGCCGGGGCTCATTTCTCTCATGGGATAGCTGACAATCTTGATGATCCTAAATATGAACATTACAAATACTGGTCTAACCCACTAGAGACGAG GTTGCCTGATGCACCAGATATGGAGATATACTGCTCCTACGGTGTCGGAATTCCCACTGAAAGATCATATGCGTTCAAGCTCTCACCCTCTGATAGGTGCAAGAGTATTCCGCTCCGAATTGATACCTCGGTTGGTGATAGTGGCTTCACAAATGGAGTATCTTTTGTTGATGGCGATGTAAGTGTGCCTGTACTGAGTGCCGGTTTCATGTGTGCTAAAGGTTGGAGAGGAAGAACCCGGTTTAATCCATCCGGTATTCGCACATATGTAAGGGAGTTTCAACACAAACCGCCAGGTAGCCTGCTTGATGGGAGGGGGACAGAGAGTGGATCGCACGTTGACATTATGGGAAATAATGCTCTTATTGAAGATGTGCTAAGAGTTGCTGCTGGAGCCACTGGCACTGAGATGGGAGGTGATAGGATTCATTCGGATATCTTGAGAATGGCTGAGAAAATAAACATTCAACTCTAA